TCGCCATTGTTTCTTGCGGGAAGTTTGCCGGATCGTTGTACTTCGTTTGATACTCAACGATCAGCTGGTAAGTTTGTTCGTTATTCAACGATTTCACTTCCACCATCAACTGTTGTTCAGCGATCGAGTACGCATTCGCTGCCATTTCCTGATATACGTTTTTCATCAGGCTTTCAGGCTTGCTAGTCACAAAAAGTTTATAATTGCGGTAGCCTTCAGTGTCAGCCTGGCGGAAATTCAGATTCTTAGCCGCGATCTCCTTACGATAATGACCTGGAATCAACTTACCGATTTTACCGATGGCCACATCATAAAGTTTTCTGGCACGGCTGTCTGGCTTGTTGGCGTCCTGACGTTTTTGGAAATCAAGGGAGATTTTAATCAAAGAATCACTGGTCACAGGACGGCATGCCTGGTCACTTTGAATCGCAGTCAGGAATGTATCAAATGTTTCCACTGCCATTGTTTTGTAACCCACATCCGCTGCACTTTCCGGACGACTTGCATTGTGACGATCCACGAAGAAGTTTACCAGGGTCAACATATAGTCCGGAGACGCAAATTGATTTTTGTCTGCCTTCAAAGTTGCCACGAACTCAGCAACATATTTGTTGAATTCCTTCGTCGCATATTTTTCCTGCCATGAACCTTGTGTACTGCTCTCTGCACGGCCTGCCCAAATTTGAACTGTATCCAGTTTTTCCTTCAGGACAGCATCAAACTTTTTATTGCATGAATTTTCCTGTTCACGAGAGCCAAACTTTGGAGCTTCCTGACCGGAAACCGCTGTAATGTCCAGGTTTGCATTCCCACCCATTGCTTCTGCCTGGATTTCGATGGAAGAAATATTCTCGTTCAGACTTAGGATTTCAGATGCCAAAACTGAATCAGAATCCGCGATTGTCACGTTATTAAACGCTTTCACAATTACGCGCTCACCTTTATCTGTCACCAGGTTGACTCCGATAACTTTAACTTTGCCGGCCTTAGGCTTCGCTTTAATCTGAGTCAATGGAATTGGTTTAACCAAATCCAGGCGATACAGTTGTCCGCCATTTTTGCGACTGACAGAATCAACACGCGCCGAAGCTTCATATTGGTTCTGTGGCAAAATCGCCGCCTCCTGATCACCGCCTTGATAAGAGGTATAGTTTGCAGAACTTGCCTGCACCATTAGTGGCGCCTGACAAAGCACCAATGACATTAAAATTCGATTCGCCTTTTGACGATTCATGATTGTTCCTTTCAGTTTTAATTAGGTCTTCTGGACCTAGGTCTGTCTGGAGATTTGAATCGCCTTTTAGAAAAATCTCGATGAAAGAATGCATCGGTTGCTTAAAATCAAAAGTGACTGTGTCAACGAGCACGGAGGAGTAACGGTTGACCACTGGCGCTGATCACCTCATTCTAACCCCGGGGGAATCATGAACTTTATCTTAAATACTCTATGGCTCTTTTTAGGAGGATGGACGACCGCCATCTCTTGGTTCACCTCATGCTTATTCATGGTCATAACCATTGTTGGAATCCCTTGGGCTCGTGCGGCCTTCAATATTGCCTTGCTAAACCTCTGGCCCTTCGGGTCCAAGGTTGCAGACCGGGAACATGTTCGAGGACAAGGTGATATTGGCACCGGCGCCTTGGGAATGATTGGAAATATCATTTGGTTCGTTCTGTGCGGCTGGTGGCTGGCTCTGACCCATTTACTTTACGCCGTTTTACTTGGCATCACCATCATCGGTATTCCCTTCGCAATTCAGCATTTAAAACTCGCTGGAATTTCTCTTGCCCCCATTGGCAAAGCCATCGTCTTTAAATAGCGCACCGAAGGACACCCGATGCTGACTTGGACTTTTGATTTCAATTTTACAAGCTGGGTGCAATGGCTGATTTTCATAGTCGACTTCATTGTGCGTATCTGGATTTGCGCCCGGGTCATTCAACGTCGCCTTCCAGCATCTGTTGCCTGGGCGTGGCTGGGCCTGATGGTCTCTTTGCCGATTGCCGGCACAATTCTGTATTGGACATTCGGAGAATATCGCCAGGGACATCGCCGCATGAGAAGACTGCGCCGGGTGCAGAACACACTGAATACAATTGCCGCGGCTCAACCGACTGATTCAATTCTAAATGAAGTTCACCAAGGGGACCTTCACCACGCCTATCAGGCCCTGTTTGGTTTCGCACCCAAAACCGGCAATAACATTGAGCTGCTTAAAGATTCAGATATAGCCCTCAGCAAACTTTCTGAAGATATCGCCTCCGCCCAACAAAGTATTGATATCGAATTTTATATCTGGAGTGATGGCGGCCGCGCTGACAATATTTCCGCTGAGATTATTGCAGCCGCTCAACGGGGCGTTCGCTGCCGGATCCTGGTGGATGCCATTGGCAGTTCCAAATTCATAAAGGGCGCCAACTACAGAAAAATGAAACAAGCTGGCGTTAAAATGGTGGTGGCACTGCCGTCAGGAATTTTTCGTTCCCTGATCGCACGTCCCGATCTGCGCATGCATCGCAAGCTTGTGGTTATCGACGACGAAATTGGTTACGTCGGCAGTATGAATCTTGCAGATCCCCTTTTCTTTCATCGAAAATCAAAGGCCGCCCCTTGGATTGATGCCCTGGCGCGAATTCAAGGACCTGCAGTCGAGGATTTGCGAACGGTCTTCCTAAGTGACTGGTGTGTGGAAACCGGCAGTGACTTTGCCAAAGAATTAAAAAAATCGCGTTCACCCGATCATACCCACACCAAGCCGGCATTCATTCAATGCCTGCCCTCCGGCCCCGCCGTCAAATATTCATCTATTGAACAGGCCCTGCTGATGGCCATTGCCTCGGCTCATTCGGAAATTGTTTTCACCACCCCCTACTTCCTGCCCAGCGAGTCCATGCTTTATGCATTGCTCGCGGCGGCACGCAGGGGCGTTCGCACGGTTCTGATTGTGCCAGCGCGTATCGACTCACGAATTTCCCACTGGGCCAGCCGGTCTTTCTTCGAAGATCTACTTGCCGCCGGTGTTCAGGTCGCACTTTACAAACCGGGTTTGCTGCACACTAAATCAATCACAATTGACGAAGATGTTTCTTTGTTTGGTTCGGTGAATCTGGATCCACGGAGCTTGCGTATTAACTTTGAAATTACCGTCGCCATCTACGACAAAGATTTCACGCAAGCACTGCGAAATCTACAGGATGAATATCTGAATCAATCCGAATATTACACTCTGGAAAAACACGAAGAACGTCACAGCTTGGAAGTATGGGCGGGTGATCTATCACGTTTGGTGGGACCGTTACTTTGACTTAAGCGAAAGTTGCACCAACCGGTGAACCAATTCATTCACCGGTACAGCTTCTTCACTTCTTTCGGCCATGGACTTTAATTTCACTACTCCGGAAGCCAACTCATCTCCACCGATAATCACCGTGTACGGGATTTTACGATCATCCGCGTATTTGAATTGATTCTTAAGTTTCGCGGCATCAGGATAGATATCCACGCGAAGGCCCGCGGCTCTCATCTCCAGAGCCAACTTCATCAACGGTGCTCGCATCTCTGCGCTGAACAGTGGCAAAAAGACGTGAGGTGTGGAGGAGACATTCAACTTGTCAGCCTTCTCTTGCAACAATAAAAACAAACGTTCAAAGCCAATGCTGCCACCAAATGCCGGCACCTCTTCACCACCGAACACTTCAAGCAGGCGGTTGTATCGGCCACCACCACCCAACGACCCGGAAAGATCCGGATGTCTTAATTCGAAGATTGTACCGGTGTAGTAGTCCTGCCCACGCACCAAAGACGGATTGAATTGCACTTTCGCACCCGGAATAGCCGCAGTTAAAACTTCAACAAGGGATTTCAAGGAAGATACTGATTCACTCTCGATGGTCATCAGTTTTTCCAGTGAAGCTCCATCCAAAACCAGACGAATACCCTCAGGCACCCGACCGAACTTGGCAGTTAACTCTTCCTCAACTCCCGCGCGCTCGACCTTGTCCAATTTATCCAGGGTTACCAGGGCCTCAGCCCACTGCGCCTCTGACAGATCAGAATCCTTAAGAGCGGCAAGCAACCTGCGGTCATTCAGATGAAGTTCCACATTTTCAACCTGAAGACTGGAGAACACTTTCAAAATCGCCGCCATGCAATCCGCTTCGGCTCCGATCTCGCGGGAGCCCAGGATATCGACGTCACATTGATAGAACTCGCGATAGCGGCCTTTTTGTGGGCTGTCGGCACGCCAGACGGGACCGATCTGAAAAACTTTAAATGGCTTTGGCAACTGCTGCTTGAAACGAGAATAATATCTGGCCAAGGGCAAAGTTAAATCGAATCTCATGCCCATATCGGCAAGATTTGCTGCACCAGCTTCAAGAGAGCGGGTCAAAGCCTCGCCTCTTTTTAGAACTTTGAAAATGAGTTTTTCATTTCCAGCGCCCCCACCCTTACCTTCGAGTGTTGCCAGATTCTCAAGAAATGGCATGGCAATCGCCTGGAAGCCATG
This is a stretch of genomic DNA from Bdellovibrio sp. GT3. It encodes these proteins:
- a CDS encoding beta-sandwich domain-containing protein, giving the protein MNRQKANRILMSLVLCQAPLMVQASSANYTSYQGGDQEAAILPQNQYEASARVDSVSRKNGGQLYRLDLVKPIPLTQIKAKPKAGKVKVIGVNLVTDKGERVIVKAFNNVTIADSDSVLASEILSLNENISSIEIQAEAMGGNANLDITAVSGQEAPKFGSREQENSCNKKFDAVLKEKLDTVQIWAGRAESSTQGSWQEKYATKEFNKYVAEFVATLKADKNQFASPDYMLTLVNFFVDRHNASRPESAADVGYKTMAVETFDTFLTAIQSDQACRPVTSDSLIKISLDFQKRQDANKPDSRARKLYDVAIGKIGKLIPGHYRKEIAAKNLNFRQADTEGYRNYKLFVTSKPESLMKNVYQEMAANAYSIAEQQLMVEVKSLNNEQTYQLIVEYQTKYNDPANFPQETMAKYLTILSEHSNFLKFHAVR
- a CDS encoding YccF domain-containing protein, whose protein sequence is MNFILNTLWLFLGGWTTAISWFTSCLFMVITIVGIPWARAAFNIALLNLWPFGSKVADREHVRGQGDIGTGALGMIGNIIWFVLCGWWLALTHLLYAVLLGITIIGIPFAIQHLKLAGISLAPIGKAIVFK
- the cls gene encoding cardiolipin synthase, with the translated sequence MLTWTFDFNFTSWVQWLIFIVDFIVRIWICARVIQRRLPASVAWAWLGLMVSLPIAGTILYWTFGEYRQGHRRMRRLRRVQNTLNTIAAAQPTDSILNEVHQGDLHHAYQALFGFAPKTGNNIELLKDSDIALSKLSEDIASAQQSIDIEFYIWSDGGRADNISAEIIAAAQRGVRCRILVDAIGSSKFIKGANYRKMKQAGVKMVVALPSGIFRSLIARPDLRMHRKLVVIDDEIGYVGSMNLADPLFFHRKSKAAPWIDALARIQGPAVEDLRTVFLSDWCVETGSDFAKELKKSRSPDHTHTKPAFIQCLPSGPAVKYSSIEQALLMAIASAHSEIVFTTPYFLPSESMLYALLAAARRGVRTVLIVPARIDSRISHWASRSFFEDLLAAGVQVALYKPGLLHTKSITIDEDVSLFGSVNLDPRSLRINFEITVAIYDKDFTQALRNLQDEYLNQSEYYTLEKHEERHSLEVWAGDLSRLVGPLL
- the hisS gene encoding histidine--tRNA ligase, with the protein product MSKISVLPPSGFRDFTPEESAARNFLIERISEIYLSHGFQAIAMPFLENLATLEGKGGGAGNEKLIFKVLKRGEALTRSLEAGAANLADMGMRFDLTLPLARYYSRFKQQLPKPFKVFQIGPVWRADSPQKGRYREFYQCDVDILGSREIGAEADCMAAILKVFSSLQVENVELHLNDRRLLAALKDSDLSEAQWAEALVTLDKLDKVERAGVEEELTAKFGRVPEGIRLVLDGASLEKLMTIESESVSSLKSLVEVLTAAIPGAKVQFNPSLVRGQDYYTGTIFELRHPDLSGSLGGGGRYNRLLEVFGGEEVPAFGGSIGFERLFLLLQEKADKLNVSSTPHVFLPLFSAEMRAPLMKLALEMRAAGLRVDIYPDAAKLKNQFKYADDRKIPYTVIIGGDELASGVVKLKSMAERSEEAVPVNELVHRLVQLSLKSK